The bacterium genome window below encodes:
- a CDS encoding OmpA family protein, whose protein sequence is MKKGYALAGALVIGLCLLFSMPHTSSAGVVTMPAEFNWLFSDADYGKIVGTIGVAEEIYDRGIELLYHGSFSEAAECFWRVIDIYSGFSTLDRHTRVASSYYYLGKTYLLAGKPDLAKGLFHLAALTNPVGEGIEVQVDLSYSFNDILRQRLRNFALERELALERSGARTAAGPAEWQETIPMDSLFETNEYTLRPDAMARLGRLARRMKVSHGLTFVIESHGDDVGTQEYNLRLGNKRAEAVRDALLGWGVQIYSVKCFAHGQRFPVASNDTEQGRYKNRRLVVKAVKQ, encoded by the coding sequence GTGAAGAAAGGATACGCTCTCGCCGGAGCGCTCGTTATCGGATTGTGCTTGCTTTTTTCGATGCCTCACACTAGTTCTGCTGGTGTTGTCACGATGCCAGCAGAGTTCAATTGGCTTTTCTCCGACGCTGATTATGGCAAGATAGTGGGAACGATCGGCGTTGCCGAGGAGATATACGATCGTGGAATAGAGCTTCTCTACCACGGCAGTTTCTCCGAGGCGGCCGAGTGCTTCTGGCGCGTTATAGACATTTATTCAGGCTTCTCGACTCTCGATAGGCATACGCGCGTTGCATCGTCCTACTACTACTTGGGCAAGACCTACCTCCTTGCTGGGAAGCCAGACCTAGCGAAGGGGCTCTTCCATTTGGCAGCCCTGACGAATCCGGTGGGAGAGGGTATTGAGGTGCAAGTGGACCTCTCGTATTCCTTCAACGACATCTTGAGGCAACGGCTCAGGAATTTCGCGCTCGAGAGGGAGCTTGCGCTGGAGAGATCAGGTGCGAGGACGGCGGCAGGGCCCGCTGAATGGCAGGAAACGATACCAATGGATTCGCTGTTCGAGACCAACGAATACACTCTTCGACCGGACGCCATGGCCAGACTGGGGCGCCTCGCTCGCCGGATGAAGGTTTCACACGGATTGACGTTCGTGATCGAGTCACATGGCGATGATGTCGGGACCCAGGAGTACAATCTCCGGCTCGGAAATAAGCGAGCGGAGGCAGTGCGAGATGCGCTCTTGGGCTGGGGCGTGCAGATATATTCTGTCAAGTGCTTCGCGCACGGCCAGCGTTTCCCTGTTGCGTCCAACGATACTGAACAAGGGCGCTACAAGAACCGCAGGCTCGTGGTAAAAGCGGTCAAGCAATAG
- a CDS encoding nucleotidyl transferase AbiEii/AbiGii toxin family protein yields the protein MRPLRLRIQDAAKRQGIPQPVIEKDYALSYILAGIASHPALGDALVFKGGTALKKVFFGDYRFSEDLDYSAIDAPKDEQLEVAMREAAEEAHRLLSEQGPFSIQLERYLERDPHPHGQEAFTIRVRFPWHPEPLCRIKVEITHDEPVLLHPERRRLMHGYKECLPFDVCCYRLEEIVAEKLRTLLQTHQRLVMRGWNRPRARDYYDLWRILEAFGDRLQREQIMPLLVKKCNHRGVTFESLGDFFSDELVSEARLHWGATLGPFVSELPGCQEVFDHLRLLLQDLLPDLG from the coding sequence ATGAGACCCCTGCGGCTTCGCATCCAGGACGCCGCCAAACGACAGGGGATACCGCAGCCGGTCATTGAGAAGGATTATGCCCTCAGCTACATCCTGGCCGGTATCGCCTCACATCCGGCACTAGGCGATGCGTTAGTGTTCAAGGGCGGAACGGCCTTGAAGAAGGTGTTCTTCGGCGATTATCGTTTCTCCGAGGACCTCGACTACTCTGCAATAGATGCGCCGAAAGATGAGCAGCTTGAGGTGGCCATGCGTGAGGCAGCTGAGGAAGCACACCGGCTTCTGTCAGAACAAGGCCCTTTTTCGATACAGCTCGAACGGTATCTCGAACGCGATCCTCATCCACACGGGCAGGAGGCGTTCACAATTCGTGTGCGGTTTCCCTGGCATCCTGAACCGCTCTGCCGGATCAAAGTAGAGATCACTCATGACGAGCCGGTCCTTCTCCATCCTGAAAGGCGCCGTTTGATGCACGGATACAAAGAGTGCCTGCCGTTTGACGTGTGCTGTTATCGTCTTGAGGAAATCGTAGCTGAGAAGTTGCGGACGCTGCTTCAGACCCACCAGAGGCTAGTGATGCGCGGTTGGAACCGCCCTCGGGCTCGTGACTACTACGATCTGTGGCGCATCCTGGAGGCGTTCGGCGACAGGTTGCAGCGCGAGCAGATCATGCCTCTCTTGGTCAAGAAATGTAACCATCGTGGTGTCACATTTGAGAGCTTGGGCGATTTTTTCAGCGATGAACTGGTCTCTGAGGCGCGTCTGCATTGGGGTGCGACTCTGGGGCCATTTGTGAGTGAACTGCCAGGTTGCCAGGAGGTCTTTGACCACTTGCGACTGCTACTACAGGACTTGCTCCCCGATTTGGGCTGA
- a CDS encoding DUF262 domain-containing protein codes for MMDAADTPEEGLVFDTPEEDEREELTLDKTKRRINTKSSDPEIESLYSKWKRGKLILQPDFQRQFVWDEKKASRLIESVIIAVPLPVIYLAEEEDGKESVIDGQQRLTSFFAYIDNAFPTKTGEFKPFKLNGLQVFTELNGKHFNELDEQVQDRIRYHEIRAITIKVDSDRELKFEIFERLNTGAVPLNDMELRNCVYRGRYMALLKELSEDKEFIQLLGIKQPDRRMKDVELVLRFAAFYHATYLKYQRPVRRFLNQDMEKFQNISRTDADELRRAFKTAVQINRSLFGQRAFKRLYRGDESNPSGCWEGRKFNASLYDVLMGVFCDKDKNQVYGALDCLREGLLDLISSNDEFVDATVLGTSDRERVLTRFELGFQRVRMILKEQPRQPRCFSRKLKEELYRADPTCAICEQRIEEIDDAAVDHIDQYWRGGKTIPEKARLTHRYCNMARSRND; via the coding sequence ATGATGGACGCAGCTGATACGCCAGAAGAGGGGTTAGTCTTCGATACGCCAGAAGAGGACGAAAGGGAAGAGCTCACTCTCGACAAGACCAAACGAAGAATAAACACCAAATCATCTGATCCTGAGATAGAATCGCTCTACAGCAAGTGGAAGCGCGGCAAGCTGATTCTTCAGCCCGACTTCCAACGGCAATTCGTCTGGGATGAGAAGAAGGCAAGTCGCCTCATCGAGTCGGTCATTATTGCCGTCCCCTTACCGGTGATTTATTTGGCTGAAGAAGAGGACGGCAAGGAATCCGTCATTGACGGGCAGCAGAGGCTAACCTCATTCTTCGCTTACATCGACAATGCATTTCCCACAAAGACAGGGGAGTTTAAGCCATTCAAATTGAATGGCCTTCAAGTCTTCACAGAACTCAATGGAAAGCACTTCAACGAGCTTGATGAACAAGTCCAGGACAGGATCAGGTATCACGAGATCCGGGCGATAACTATCAAGGTGGATAGTGACAGGGAGCTCAAGTTTGAGATCTTCGAGCGGCTGAATACGGGCGCGGTGCCACTGAACGACATGGAGCTTCGGAATTGCGTCTATCGTGGGCGCTATATGGCGTTACTGAAGGAGCTATCTGAGGACAAAGAATTCATTCAACTTCTGGGGATCAAGCAGCCCGACAGGCGCATGAAGGATGTTGAGCTGGTATTGCGCTTCGCAGCGTTTTATCACGCCACCTATCTGAAATACCAGCGCCCGGTGAGGCGTTTCCTGAATCAGGACATGGAGAAATTCCAGAATATATCTCGTACCGATGCGGACGAGCTCAGGCGGGCATTTAAGACCGCCGTGCAGATCAACAGGTCTCTATTTGGCCAGAGGGCCTTCAAACGTCTCTATCGGGGAGATGAATCCAATCCGAGTGGATGCTGGGAGGGTCGGAAGTTCAACGCTTCGCTTTACGATGTGCTGATGGGCGTATTCTGCGACAAAGACAAGAACCAGGTTTATGGTGCATTGGACTGTCTGCGCGAGGGATTGTTGGACCTGATTTCCTCAAATGATGAATTCGTTGATGCGACCGTTCTGGGCACGAGCGATAGGGAGCGAGTGCTGACTCGATTCGAGCTCGGATTCCAGCGTGTGAGGATGATACTAAAGGAGCAACCGAGACAGCCGCGTTGTTTCAGTCGCAAGCTGAAGGAGGAGCTTTACAGAGCGGATCCTACTTGTGCGATATGCGAGCAACGAATTGAGGAGATCGACGACGCTGCTGTGGATCACATAGATCAGTATTGGAGAGGTGGCAAGACAATCCCGGAGAAGGCTCGTCTGACCCACCGATACTGCAATATGGCAAGATCAAGAAACGACTGA
- the rpsU gene encoding 30S ribosomal protein S21 yields MTLIRVKDDEGFDSALRRFKKLCEKSGILSEYRRRVYFEKPCIKRKRKALAARKKLVRKVRRFT; encoded by the coding sequence ATGACTCTGATTAGAGTGAAGGATGATGAGGGCTTTGACTCCGCGCTCAGGCGCTTTAAGAAGCTGTGCGAGAAGTCTGGGATACTGTCGGAGTACAGAAGACGCGTTTACTTCGAAAAGCCGTGCATAAAGCGCAAGCGCAAGGCGTTGGCCGCGCGCAAGAAGCTCGTTAGGAAGGTCAGGCGTTTCACCTAG
- a CDS encoding four helix bundle protein, with translation MKDEGGKLEDLRSRTKRFALRVIRLYSSLPKTTEAQVIGKQLLRSGTSVGAHYREASRARSNAEFVSKIEGALQELDESAYWMELLVEGSIVKGERMKELMDEANELTAILTTCVKNVKERMRSRKASNG, from the coding sequence ATGAAGGATGAAGGGGGGAAGCTTGAGGATCTGAGGAGCCGGACGAAGAGGTTTGCGCTGCGTGTGATACGTCTCTATTCGTCGCTGCCGAAGACGACTGAGGCGCAGGTCATAGGCAAGCAGTTGTTGAGGTCCGGCACATCAGTCGGGGCTCATTATCGAGAGGCGAGCCGGGCGCGTTCTAATGCCGAGTTTGTCAGCAAGATCGAAGGTGCCCTTCAGGAACTTGATGAGTCGGCGTATTGGATGGAGCTCCTTGTTGAGGGAAGCATTGTGAAGGGCGAGCGCATGAAGGAGCTGATGGATGAGGCGAACGAGCTGACTGCCATACTGACGACATGTGTCAAGAATGTAAAAGAGCGAATGAGATCGCGGAAGGCCTCCAATGGATGA
- a CDS encoding DNA-processing protein DprA, whose translation MQTTYLTQSRAECPKSLLRHLGDDAPERLTAIGDVELLSHKNLAIFCSAKCPGSIILKIYDLARELREQGTTVIGGFHSPIEKEVLNVLLRGEGSMILCPARGIEKMRIRREYRGPVNKGRLLLLSALPEKVRRPTAATALFRNRLVAALAESILIAYAAPGSKTEAFARELLSWHKPLYTFDDPNNENLIRPRSVRRDGTKERFISLASGSLGSICGESGAGLRPIMPNGGL comes from the coding sequence ATGCAGACGACCTATTTGACACAGAGCCGGGCGGAGTGCCCCAAATCGCTATTGCGGCATCTTGGGGACGATGCGCCAGAGCGGTTGACAGCCATCGGCGACGTCGAGCTGCTGAGTCATAAGAATCTGGCAATTTTCTGCTCGGCCAAATGCCCGGGCAGCATCATCTTGAAGATATACGATTTGGCGCGAGAGCTGCGGGAGCAAGGCACGACGGTCATCGGCGGCTTCCACTCGCCTATTGAGAAAGAGGTCCTGAACGTCTTGCTGCGAGGCGAGGGCTCCATGATCTTATGTCCCGCCAGGGGTATTGAGAAGATGCGCATCCGACGGGAATATAGAGGACCTGTGAACAAGGGGCGTCTCCTGCTGCTATCGGCCTTGCCTGAGAAGGTCCGCCGCCCAACCGCCGCCACCGCCCTGTTCCGAAATCGCCTCGTCGCCGCTCTCGCCGAGAGCATCCTGATCGCCTACGCCGCCCCCGGCAGCAAGACCGAGGCATTTGCTCGCGAGCTCCTCAGCTGGCACAAGCCCCTCTACACTTTCGACGACCCGAACAACGAGAATCTAATCCGTCCTCGTTCTGTGCGCAGGGATGGAACAAAGGAACGTTTCATATCTCTTGCTTCAGGCAGCCTTGGTTCGATATGTGGAGAATCTGGGGCCGGCCTACGACCAATAATGCCAAATGGAGGACTATGA
- a CDS encoding type IV toxin-antitoxin system AbiEi family antitoxin domain-containing protein, translated as MVQNPETRSRGMHVIRLLKALSEAGRVVFTTSEARELAAGVGVPEDYVRNLLLNMIRDGWLIRLRRGLYAVSGLASGQVQIHPFAIATQLVIPSAISHWSALSHHGLTEQAPRVVTAFTPKKVVTPSMRGGKSSRGRRHAWDVAGVRYEYVSVRQERFFGIEQVWVDENFRVPITDRERTVLEVFISCRVFGGMGEALGIIENHLGRLDVGKLVEYARRFGQISTAKRLGWALERAGVSEAELRPLLEIPATGYHALDPTRSRRGPCDKRWMIQNNLAAEANP; from the coding sequence ATGGTCCAGAACCCGGAGACTAGAAGCCGTGGGATGCACGTGATCCGGCTTCTCAAGGCGCTTTCTGAGGCTGGGCGGGTCGTCTTTACGACTTCCGAGGCGAGAGAGCTTGCGGCGGGCGTTGGCGTTCCTGAAGACTACGTGAGAAACCTTCTGCTGAACATGATTAGGGACGGCTGGCTGATAAGGCTGCGTCGTGGGCTCTATGCAGTATCCGGACTCGCGTCCGGGCAGGTTCAGATTCACCCCTTCGCTATTGCCACGCAGTTAGTGATACCGTCGGCGATTAGCCACTGGTCTGCGCTCAGCCACCACGGCCTGACGGAACAGGCGCCTCGCGTGGTAACCGCTTTCACACCGAAGAAGGTCGTGACGCCAAGCATGCGCGGCGGCAAAAGCAGTCGGGGCCGACGGCACGCCTGGGACGTTGCGGGCGTCCGGTATGAGTATGTCAGCGTCCGGCAGGAGCGTTTCTTTGGGATTGAGCAAGTGTGGGTGGATGAGAACTTCCGCGTTCCGATCACTGACCGGGAGCGAACCGTGCTCGAGGTGTTCATCTCGTGCAGAGTCTTCGGCGGAATGGGCGAGGCGCTAGGGATAATCGAGAACCATTTGGGGAGACTGGACGTCGGCAAGTTGGTCGAATACGCGCGCCGCTTTGGCCAGATATCCACCGCCAAGCGACTCGGCTGGGCGTTGGAGCGGGCTGGCGTTTCTGAAGCAGAGTTGAGGCCGCTTCTTGAGATTCCGGCCACTGGCTACCACGCCTTGGATCCGACCCGCAGTCGCCGGGGACCGTGCGATAAGCGATGGATGATCCAGAACAACCTTGCGGCGGAGGCGAATCCATGA
- a CDS encoding restriction endonuclease, producing the protein MDWREYEQAAFNELYYSYRPPHFIVIPDYREVVGMITRAKRQLDVAIFLTEDVSRPFIAVECKMYSRKLNVKNVESFIGMLGDLGAQEGILITPHGFSETASRRVEGMNIELVELPVDEAARLNWRELIRQAFPMDEAFHPEMGDAIGMFHASEEYEDLITAMERLPFEEWLTLFGIYRNMNSQRCKETLEFIALHHVDSGWIFNSIRLLDDFGWLSQDLLDALMQTDRIDPYGGYNVSEHDMDRYQQEEGSID; encoded by the coding sequence ATGGATTGGAGGGAATACGAGCAAGCAGCTTTCAACGAGCTGTATTATTCCTACAGGCCACCGCATTTCATAGTCATCCCCGATTACAGGGAAGTCGTAGGGATGATAACAAGGGCTAAGCGTCAGCTTGATGTAGCCATCTTTCTCACCGAAGACGTCTCAAGGCCTTTTATCGCGGTCGAGTGCAAGATGTATTCCCGAAAGCTCAATGTCAAAAATGTGGAGAGTTTCATTGGGATGCTCGGAGATCTGGGTGCTCAGGAGGGAATACTGATTACTCCCCACGGATTCAGTGAGACGGCTTCGCGGAGGGTGGAAGGAATGAACATCGAGCTGGTCGAGTTGCCCGTGGATGAGGCGGCCAGATTGAACTGGAGAGAGCTTATACGGCAAGCCTTCCCTATGGACGAGGCTTTTCATCCCGAGATGGGAGATGCTATAGGGATGTTTCACGCATCGGAAGAATACGAGGATCTGATCACTGCAATGGAGCGTCTCCCTTTTGAGGAATGGCTGACTCTTTTCGGCATTTATCGAAATATGAACTCCCAGAGATGCAAAGAGACACTCGAATTCATAGCTCTACATCATGTCGATTCAGGCTGGATCTTCAACTCGATCAGGTTACTTGATGATTTCGGGTGGCTTAGCCAGGACCTTCTGGATGCCCTTATGCAGACGGATAGGATAGATCCCTATGGCGGTTACAACGTGAGCGAGCATGACATGGATCGCTACCAACAGGAAGAGGGGTCAATTGACTAA
- a CDS encoding NGG1p interacting factor NIF3 has protein sequence MLTVQEIYRLGVEAGIEADQRPREEIGRKLGAERDKYDKLRDKEKERFDIERLSSPFADTRILHGDPEAEVSAALVGIDIGPAEVMLAERLRSRGENLDLVIAHHPLGRALAGLADVISVQTDLWAQHGSPIGQMESVFAGRIKDVATSVMAANHNRAVDVARLLDVPLMCIHTPADNCVAQFLTNKIKEAKPLLLADVLDLLLEIDEYSRYAAETVEPKIIVGSKESRAGEVFVDMTGGTSGPKDLYEIISKSTNISTIVCMHVSQEHKKEIEKHHLNCIVAPHMPSDTIGLNLILDSLESRGGLNVLECSGFRRVSRSHQ, from the coding sequence ATGTTGACAGTACAGGAGATATATCGTCTTGGAGTTGAAGCAGGGATTGAGGCAGACCAGCGGCCTAGAGAGGAGATCGGCAGAAAGCTAGGCGCGGAGCGCGACAAGTATGACAAGCTTCGGGACAAGGAGAAGGAGCGCTTCGACATTGAGCGGCTGAGCAGCCCTTTTGCCGACACCCGCATCCTTCACGGCGATCCGGAGGCAGAGGTGTCTGCTGCCTTGGTGGGGATAGACATTGGCCCTGCGGAGGTTATGCTGGCCGAGAGGCTGAGGTCGAGAGGCGAGAATCTCGACCTGGTGATTGCTCACCATCCTCTGGGAAGGGCCCTGGCCGGCCTGGCGGACGTGATCTCCGTTCAGACAGACCTTTGGGCGCAGCATGGTTCGCCTATCGGACAGATGGAGAGCGTCTTCGCAGGCAGGATCAAAGATGTGGCCACTTCGGTCATGGCGGCGAACCACAATAGAGCGGTCGATGTTGCACGATTGCTGGACGTCCCTCTGATGTGTATTCACACTCCGGCCGATAACTGTGTTGCGCAGTTCTTGACCAACAAAATCAAAGAAGCAAAGCCTCTTCTGCTTGCGGATGTCCTCGACCTGCTACTTGAGATCGACGAATACAGCCGCTATGCCGCGGAAACAGTCGAACCCAAGATAATTGTCGGATCGAAGGAAAGCAGGGCCGGTGAGGTCTTCGTTGACATGACAGGCGGCACATCTGGCCCGAAAGACCTCTATGAAATCATCTCCAAGTCAACCAACATAAGCACAATAGTCTGCATGCATGTCTCGCAGGAGCACAAGAAAGAGATTGAAAAGCATCACCTAAACTGTATAGTTGCTCCTCATATGCCAAGTGATACTATTGGTCTGAATCTGATTCTCGATTCTTTGGAGTCGCGAGGAGGGTTAAATGTTTTGGAATGTTCAGGTTTCCGTCGCGTGAGCAGGTCGCATCAATGA